Within the Hermetia illucens chromosome 6, iHerIll2.2.curated.20191125, whole genome shotgun sequence genome, the region GTATGGCCAAAAATAAACAACATATACGATTTAACTGTGGACCTAACTTTCGTTCGTCCTTCGCTAGCTGGGAATATGTGCTGGAACGTCACCCACAACGACCACCAGGCAAGCAGTTCCACAGATCAGGTAAACATTATGCAGATATATGGACGAGAATATCATATCACCTGATGAACAAATCTCGTACCCAAGGGCTTATTGGACAGTGTGTCGAAAATCCTTAagtgagtaatctataacagattgctCCCTGCTGTAGAGAATCTGAGAGGCTTACCAGACCGACAAATTGGCTTCGGTAAAGCTACATTAACCATCAACACCCAAAGTGATTGCTGGCTTGACTGAGAGTCCAATAACCGATAAGGGTAGTATTAGCTGGTATTACACAGTGATTACCCTTGATTTTAAATGCATTCAACTTAACCAAGTGAAATTTAGTAAGAAGGCACCCGGCAACGACTAGCATTGCTACTAACCTAATTCGCGCTTATCGATAGCTTTCTAATAGGAAAAAGATTTTAGTATCGCACGGACAATGCGCGACTGCTCCACAGGTTTCGGTATTGGAACCACTGTGTCATCAACGCTCCAATTGCTTGGGAGCCACCCACCGGGATTAATCAAATATCCTGGAGTGAAGATAGACACTAGGCATTCAGGGCGTCTAACGTCAACATGGCCCCagcgaggatgatgccaaatatcgGGGGGTCACGATGCCCAAAGATAGGTGCTATTTACAAGAGGAACGCGTTGAAAATGTACCGTGACTTTAGGACCATCTTGGACGATACGGCACACAAAATAGCTAAAATGATGTCGATTGGTATTCCAGTCAATGAGATAACGCGTATCTATGTGTTTTGAGCCCGGTTCTACCCTTGATCAGCCAGTGAAAGATACCGGAAGGGAAGAATCTCTAAGCAGACAGCAACGAGGGGAACGGGTGAAAAAGGATTAATCATCAAGGCCTGGACGCAAAAGCAACCCAGAGAAATAAACTACAATTTCACATAATTTTTCCCGACATTGCATACATGGAAAATAAGAGGATAGCAAGGGCTGGTGTAGCCAAAGAAACAGCTGagagaggtgaaaatcttcaaaatacgcTGATGTAGTCTTTTCAACATGTTGATGCCAGAACAAAAGTTTACTTAGCTGCCTATTTGACATCACccctttccatatttttttattttaacatgATCAGGAAACGCCTTTGTTCCAACTTCAACCCCTCATAATTTGGTCACTCCAGTGACAGTTAGCATTTTGTGCATGCAAGCTTCCTTGTCAAATTTATGCGCTGCCGTCAACCGAACTCTCGAACTTTTACAAACTTCCCAGTTTTTTTTCAACATGCATTCAACCCTTTTCTTCATTGCATCACATTGATTAAATGTAGGTTTTGAGTGAACAATGGCACCTTATCACAATCATAACAACTATGTAGAACACAAAACATTGATTCCATTGAAATGACGACACTTTTTACTATTCGCTTATGCTTGACCTCCGTTTCCAGCTAACCAGGGGAATCAAGAAATTCCAAACCAAAACTTTTGATAAGAAAACATGAATTATTCACGCATTTTGTTTACTCGCATGTTTACCATCCATTCAGTGTAAGAGTGCTCCCCGTATGTGTACCCATTCGCTTTATCGCAACAATCATCAAAGTCGCCATCAAAACAACATGAGTCAACAGTGCCGCAGTGCAACACAAACAGTGCAACACTCAATTCCAATGAACACAATTAACAAAACTACACTTACTTGCTTTGACTTCCAAGTAAACCATTAACGATAAGGAGCTtctgaaacgaaaaaaaaaactttgttcTAGTGCCGATTGTTGTTATTCCACTCATAGTATTCTTACCTGAGTCGATGACGATAGTGACACGCGAAGAATGGGGCGCCAAGCCTCCAAAAACCCCAACACTATTCAATGGACCCTCGCCGTACGTTATCATTCACCATTCATATGAGCCGGGCGCATGTTACACTGCAAAAGAATGCCAAGAAGCTGTTCAGTCTATTCAAGAGTTGCATCAGGAAGTGAGGGGGTGGAGTGACGTTGGATACACGTTCCTCATTGGCGGCGACGGGAATGTTTACGAGGGCAGAGGATTCAATGTGGTTGGAGCCCATGCACCGGGCTATAATGATAAGAGTGTCGGCATTTGTTTGATCGGAGACTGGCGAAGTAAGTGTGAAAGAATGAATATGGATGGTGTTAAGGGGGTATTCTGGTTCTCGCTGGAGTTTAAACATAATTTTAAGGTTTAATTGGAAGCTAGTCACCTCTACCTCTTGTAGTAACTAAATCCTATCATCGCTGATTCAAATTATGCAGGAAAGTTATTTTTACTGAACGAAGTTTTTAAAAGTCAACGGTGCTATGTTACATCAAGGAGCCCCTCAACAACTACCTGTTGGCCTTACTTTCTAAGAATAGATTGACTTTTCAGCTGAGAATTTGAACAAAGGTCTTCAAAATGCACATGTCCGCTTCTGCTCTAGGGGCAACAAAACAATGCCCTCAGCAGTTTGAGGTTCGTTTTTACATTAAGTCTCGCTTAACCAGTCAACAatcaaatattcatatttcGTTCAGCAATGACCCCGAGCTGTTTTAGAAAAAAAGGCACGAGTTACTTTGTTTGAATTCGCCAGGAGAAGATTTGTGATCTCAGGCTCGAATGggaaaaaattcaaatgcaTCAGTGACATTTTTTTCGCATCACCAACAAAATTAGTTTATGAGCGTTGGTCTAGAAGAGCCTTGTTGCTGGCTCGCTACTGAACCAAATATCTGGCAATTGTCATATCAACCATATCAAACCTAACCAGAGTTCCAACAAGAACTTACAAATTGACAAAAAGTAAAATCCATTGGTCGACCAAATGAGGTTACCAGAGCAGGAATGATGAAGAAAATCCCGAAGTTTACCATCAATTACGTAAGGTAAAGAACACAGTATGCATTTCAAAAAATGCTGTACATCATACATTGCCTTAAATATTAGGCACGAAAGAGctatatcatcatcaatcatCAATGTTCTGGCGAAAGCTAAATATATTGTTCGTGGCATCTGGTATTTTTGTCTATGAATATGGGCTAAAAAGCAAACATAGTTTTCCAAAGGACCTCAAGAGAACTTCGCCATAATTAACTGTTccagatttctttaacgaaaaaAATCCATATTTCGGCAACGATTTAACGCCTTCCACAATGCTAGACTTCGAATTCTAGCATTGAGAAAGGCATGAGGGACCAGAGGGTCTAACAAGAGTATCTGCCATGTGGACACCGATTCATTTgaagacaacaaataaagtccCGCTGTGATTAATACCACGGTTTACACTGAGTGCATTCATTCATAGCAGCGGATGCGACGCCTATTCATCATCTTTACCGCAACTAAGGCATACAGCCCAAAGAGGACCCTGACCGCAATATAAACATAACCATTACCACCATGAAACTTTCACAAGGGAGCCCAGAGCAAATCCTCCCGGAATTCCCCAAAATCATATGCTCATAGAAGGCCGTCTCATTTTCCATAGTACCAGACAACCTCGGGTGAGACGACGTGACAAGAGCCAGATTCCGCAAGAAGAAAAACTGATTCAAGCTGCCATGCCCCATCAGAGCGAAGTCAATCCCGAACCCAAAGTCCCCGATAAAACTTCCTCAAGCAGACAAATATTTCAAGCACACAGTAACGATGCACATGCACTCAGTACCCCACTACTCGAGCTCAAGTTGGTTGTgtaacaagaatgaggagaggAGAGGAGTTCATCCAAAATCaagttccatataaatggacctgcgatagatTCCTGTGGGCATCCGCGCTCGATGCTGACCCATACACGTTCATTGACATCTTGGACGCATGCTTTCCCAatatggaagtagctcttccataGAGGTAATATCCGGCGGTCACATTCCAAGTACTTATCTGTTAGcacaacggacaacaaagttTTCAAATGCATTAACGCACCGTGAGtgggcctaccagtacggaagGCGTTTCCCACGACAGATTGGATGTCTTCAATTCCAGTCGATGAAGCAGAACCCCTCCTGGATCTTACCAAAGGCCGGAAGAAGGAAAACGGCCCTGTACGACCGAGGATCATTCTTATGCTTCTCTGGTGACTTTAGGAACAAtcctggcagtcttccagaaagCAGGGAAATAACCCTCCCATGAACAACAATCAAACGGCACACCAAATGGCTTCCCACAACTCGCCAGTCATTTCACTTGTGGTGACTTCCGAGGCACGAGGCTCGACATGATCTCCTTGATCTCACAACAACGCACAGAAGGAATAAATCCCCTTCCTCTCCGTTCAGTACGATCGCCAGGAGAAAGTAAAGGCTCAAATCCCGGAAACAGTTTACCCAGCAAGGCACAAACACTATCACTTCATATAAGCATAAACTTTCCGTTCACCTTGATGCCGGCAAGGTCGTGATTTCGTTTCCCTTTACATATCTGGTAGACTTTTCTTCAAGGATCACGTTATTCTCATCGACGAAATGCCCCCAATCTTCTTCCTTCGACTGTCTCAACGACCCTTTAGAGGATGAAACACCTTGCCTATGAACGAACGTAAGTTGGTCAACATCTACAAATGATCAACAGCACCGCGGCGACGCCCACTTTAGGATCTCTTCTTTAGGCGACGGATTTTCCTTCGCTGACGGCGGAGAGCATCGTCTACCAGGTGACAATTTTCGGAACACGGTGACAAAATGTGCGCCGGATAATTTAGCATTGAGAAAGAGGATCgtaatgacgaccatattccagacggataTGCCATTTGAATGCCAAAGGAATAACGTGTGCGACTAAAATAGCGAGTTCGCACTGttcgaatttgttccgacagtcaAGCAGTGATTGCTGATATCACTGCTACACCATGCTTATCCAGTTGATGTGAAGTTGCCACCAACTCCTCCTTAAACCGGAGCAACTGAACGAAACGGTCATGATGTGGGTGATAGGGCACTCAAATATCGCTGTTAATGAGAAGGCTAACAGGTTACCCCGTCAAGAATTTGAATCCACTATGGCGCAGCCTGAGCCGGCCTAAAACtttaagtctactctgaaagataAAATCTCAAAAGCTAGATTTGGCCAATGTAGAGAAAAGAGgaaacaatttttcattttatatgcTCGGCTTCTCCAAATGTCAGACGAAGATATCTTCAAAAACCTTTCGTAGACGCCGTAGAAAGTGGGTCCTGAATAAGCATTTCAAGGAACAATTTAGCAGATTAGATTCAATAGCTTAAAGTTTGTGTTTGGAACCAGAGATGGCCCACATTGTTGGTGGCAAATTCAACACGTAAAACATAAAGTAGATAAACGTCGAAGAGTCAATCCCATTCAAAGCTCTTTCAAACTAGACATGAAACTAGCGaatgttaaaaaatcttccaaagGATAGGGCTAGATCCGACTATCAGCCAATATCTCCTGTTCAGTATTTTGTCTATACAGTCTGTTATTATTTTCTTCCTTCATTTTCAGTGTGCTCTGCCAGTGAAAAGCTCACAGCAGAGTGCCTTCTTGACGACAGAATTTGTCTAACGAGTGAGGGTACACTAAACTCCCAACCGACAGAGTATCTTGCTCGACATTGGAGACGGAGAAATTGACAAAAGGAGGTGCTTCCTTCAAAAGCATCTCCGCTAGTTCGCTGTGACTTTTGAGCAGAATATAATTCTCTTGGCTTTAGAAACAAGCAAGACCCCGAGGGACATTTCAAAAAGCGGGAAAGTTATACCAACGCGTGTCTGTACCAGGAGGCGCTTCCGAGCGAGAAGATCTAACCAATGACGACAGCTAGAACAATAATAGCGGAACTTTCTAAATAGTGTTAAAGGGAGAGGCGAGAATGAAGAAGAAAACACAACCCTTTAGCCTTTGC harbors:
- the LOC119658693 gene encoding peptidoglycan-recognition protein LB-like isoform X1; its protein translation is MYKTIGIIAVVCVPIVVIPLIVFLPESMTIVTREEWGAKPPKTPTLFNGPSPYVIIHHSYEPGACYTAKECQEAVQSIQELHQEVRGWSDVGYTFLIGGDGNVYEGRGFNVVGAHAPGYNDKSVGICLIGDWRTELPTEKMLEATHKLIEYGISSGYIVKDYKLLGHRQVKETECPGDRLFGEIITWSHWTALPRSTLINKISPNSKL
- the LOC119658693 gene encoding peptidoglycan-recognition protein LB-like isoform X3, producing MTIVTREEWGAKPPKTPTLFNGPSPYVIIHHSYEPGACYTAKECQEAVQSIQELHQEVRGWSDVGYTFLIGGDGNVYEGRGFNVVGAHAPGYNDKSVGICLIGDWRTELPTEKMLEATHKLIEYGISSGYIVKDYKLLGHRQVKETECPGDRLFGEIITWSHWTALPRSTLINKISPNSKL
- the LOC119658693 gene encoding peptidoglycan-recognition protein LB-like isoform X2, which codes for MYKTIGIIAVVCVFLPESMTIVTREEWGAKPPKTPTLFNGPSPYVIIHHSYEPGACYTAKECQEAVQSIQELHQEVRGWSDVGYTFLIGGDGNVYEGRGFNVVGAHAPGYNDKSVGICLIGDWRTELPTEKMLEATHKLIEYGISSGYIVKDYKLLGHRQVKETECPGDRLFGEIITWSHWTALPRSTLINKISPNSKL